The genomic DNA CCTTCGAACAGCAGGATGGTCTCGTCGGCCGCCTTGCCGTTGGTCTCCGGCAGGAAGCGGCGCACGAACACGGCCCCCAGCAGGCACAGCACGGCGAAGATGATCATCACCCAGGACAGCCCGAGCCCCTCCTGCAGCACGGGGAAGAAGAGCACCAGGGCGTAGTTCGACAACCAGTTCACGGACGCTGCGATCGCCGCGGCCCGGCCGCGCACCGCGGTCGGGAAGATCTCGCCCTGGATCAGCCAGCCGGTGCCGCCGACGCCGATCGCGAAGCTCGAGATGAACAGGGCGAAGGTGACCATCAGCATGATCAGCTGAGGCGTCCCCGTGAGGGTCGCGTTCCCGATCGCGCCGATGACGAGGAACACGAGCATGCACGAGAAGCCGCCGATGGCGAGCTTGCGGCGGCCGAAGGTATCGATGTAGCGGAAGGCGAAGTAGGTCGCGACCACATTGACGATCGCGAGCACGCCGGCCGCCATCACCCCGGCGATCTCGGCCTGGACGGGATCGCCGCCCTCGGTGCCGAAGTACGGGCCCAGAAGTTCCGGTCCGTAGTAGAAGGCGACGTTGATGCCGGTGATCTGCTGGAAGACGAAGAACACGCAGACCACGACCAGGGCGCGGCGCACCGCCGGGGTCCACAGCGTGGTGTTCGCCAGGCGCCGCACGCGCTCCTGCACGGCCAGGGCCTCGGCGTGGACCTGCGCGGCGGTCACCTCGATGTCGAGCTTGCGCATCGCGGTGCGCACATCCTCCTCGCGCCCTCGTTCCAGCAGCCAGCGCGGCGACTCGGGCATCCGAGCGCGCAGCAGCAGGGAGACGACCGCCGGGATGAAGCCGACGCCCAGCATGATCCGCCAGTCGAC from Brachybacterium sacelli includes the following:
- a CDS encoding sugar porter family MFS transporter gives rise to the protein MSNSPENDPEQVGDTPSEHTDPSSATDAGPPGGGVLAALDSRDVRGLYLYLALLATIGGFLFGFDSSNIGSALVFLPFDLGAWGTGITVAGASLGSCAGALLAGPLTDRFGRKSLLLADSALFAIGSLVSALAPEATTLIIGRIIIGLAIGADSAIATAYIAEFAPKKRRGALSIIQQWMITIGILGAYVVAVILLQAFPDSATTVDWRIMLGVGFIPAVVSLLLRARMPESPRWLLERGREEDVRTAMRKLDIEVTAAQVHAEALAVQERVRRLANTTLWTPAVRRALVVVCVFFVFQQITGINVAFYYGPELLGPYFGTEGGDPVQAEIAGVMAAGVLAIVNVVATYFAFRYIDTFGRRKLAIGGFSCMLVFLVIGAIGNATLTGTPQLIMLMVTFALFISSFAIGVGGTGWLIQGEIFPTAVRGRAAAIAASVNWLSNYALVLFFPVLQEGLGLSWVMIIFAVLCLLGAVFVRRFLPETNGKAADETILLFEGPVNREDPSQPSVAPSALR